Part of the Bubalus bubalis isolate 160015118507 breed Murrah chromosome 9, NDDB_SH_1, whole genome shotgun sequence genome is shown below.
TTTTGTTTCCAgctcattttcaattttttccataTATGTGCACACATTTATAAAAACCAAAATGTGAACCAAGCAGAAGAGATTCTTGCTCATGTGAATATTATAATAGAGAAAACagaacacaataaaataaatgcatgaataacATAACATCCTCAGGGATAATCCATCTGAAGAATAGAGACAGATAGTTGCGGCAAATGCAGTATATTACAGAGTATAAGCTGGGGAGAACTTTGCACAAGGTATAAGGAGCAGAACCTGGACTAGTGTCAAAAAGGAAACTTACTGGATatgtccaaaaggaaaaaaaaaattacagcccAAGAGTAACAAAGAAGAattacacagagaaaaataagagaaaggccAACCTCATTCACTATTGGACCATATGAAAACTAGTGTGGTAAATAAATAGGAATAGGTACAGGATTAAAAACTAGATCAGGGACCTGACACTGATGACATGATGAAGCAAGTGGAGCAATAAAGGTCCAGTGGTCTGTGCTCCCTTGAATCCAAGGTACTTCAGCACCCAAACAGCTGCCTCTTCTCTCTGAAACCTGGCTCCTCTGTTGGGCTCTTTATTCATATTGATTTTCCCTCATTAGCAGGAACTGcccttttaaaagttttcttgcCTTTACTGCAGTGCACTTCAGACTTTTTGACTAAGTCCCAAAGTAAGATATGCATTTTACATCATGATCCTGGGGTgatcgcaaagattcagactcCACAACTGCACATGCACACTGGCATGTCTGTATAGACAAACATagacaaacacacatatacacacacagacaggtACCTACCCATGCATATGACTGAGCAAAGAGGGTCAGAAATGATTTTGTGTGTATCCTTACTAGTTATGATACACTCTGATACTTTTTGTgggtttcatttattattttctatttaatttttgcaAATCATAGTTCAAACCCCCAATGGGACCTAATCTGAGAACATGAAAACATTCCTCTTGCTTGTTCTCCATGCCTAGTCTAGTATTCCCCTGCATCTTTTCTGTCTCTCATTGTCTTTTATTAGCAGCAATTTTTGTGAGGCCATATTCTTTCAAGTCCATGCAATATATATTGAATTAGTTACAGTTCACCAGTAAATCTGCTTGGAATGGGGTAGGGAAAAGGTACTGAATGTGTATAACATTGCTCCATGTGTCAAGGTTCTCACAGTCTAGCAGGGGAAAAAGACACGGGATTAAATAAAAGTTACAGAGAGGAGAATAGCCCCACCacagtgctctgtgtgtgtgtgtgtgtgtgtgtgtgtgtgtgtgtgaacttgtGTACACCAAAATGTTCCCCTGAAAATACAGATGACAGAATGTCAaccaaatatgaaaacaaaaagtggatttatttttgtgctcaggattccttggaaataaaattaataaggtgCAAAGAACAACTTGTGAATTACAGACTCCCTGTACCTtagggtcagagaaggcaatagcacccctctccagtactcttgcctggacaatctcatgcatggaggagcctggtaggctgcagtccatggggtcactacgagtcagacgcgactgagcgacttcactttcacttttcacttttcactttcatgcattggagaaggaaatggcaacccactccagtactcttgcctggagaatcccagggacggggaagcctggtgggctgccgtctatggggtcgcacagagtcggacacgactgaagcgacttagcagcagcagcagcagtaccttaaGGTTGAGTAGCAGCAGGAAGGTCACTTCATTTCTTAGCATCCTCTGGCCCCCTCTCTCATCACCCTCCCTCTTGTATCTTCCCCTTGGGAAACTGGCTTCTTTGGAACCTGAATATCTGAAACAGGTGTCTCCTTCAGGGCCTTTGCAGCGGCCATTCCTTCTACCAGGCAGGCCTCTCTTCCTTGAGATCTCTGTTCAAATGTTACCGACTTTGCCAGCCTACCTGAACACCTAGTAAAGAATAATACCCCAGCCTCTCTCCCTTATGCCcccttttccttcattttaccTGTCACCATTTAACATGTTATATGATTTTATATGATTTTGCTAACATTATTTCTCCATCATCCAATTATAGGAACTTTTGTCTCTCAGCACTCTACCTCTTGCCTTGAAGCTGGTAAGTACTCAATTTATGAGCCCCAAAGGATTGACAGAAATCTCATTAAAAGTATGCAATACCTGAACTCTTGGGGAAATGGCTGCAAAAGAACAGGAATTTGTAATCAGAGATGGAATAGGGAATGCCCTGAAGGGGAAAGATTTCACCCCAAAATTCTAGGCattgatttcatgactgcaaaaTATAAATTGTATCATTTGACTATGCCAGTAATGCTCATTTTTGTGAAAAGTGGTCATATCATTTTGGGGGATTTAATTCCAGGTCATTCCCTCTACCACATGGAGCCAGAGAATGATACACAtatttcagaatttcttcttcttggactaTCAAATGAACCAGAACTTCAGCCCCTCATATTTGGGCTTTTCCTCACCATGTACCTGATCACTGTGTTtggaaacctgctcatcatcctggccaTCAGCTcagactcccacctccacacccccatgtacttcttcctcttcaacctgtcctttgtagacatctacttcacctccaccaccatcccaaAGATGATGTGGAATATCCAGATGCAGAGCAAAGTTATCACCTATGAAGGCTGCATCAACCAGATATACTTTCTACTACTCTTTGCAGGGTTGGATGACTTCCTCCTgactgtgatggcctatgaccggtttgtggccatctgccaccccctGCACTACACAGTCATCATGAACTCCCGGCTCTGTGGACTGCTGGTTCTAGTGTCATGGATGATGAGTGCCCTGAATTCCTTGATACAAATCTTAATGATGTTGCGGCTGTCCTTCTGTAGAGTCCCGGAGATCCCCAACTTTTTCTGTGAACTCAATCAGGTAGTCCGAAGTGCCTGTTCTGACACCTTTCTTAATGACATGATGGTGTATGTTGCAGCTGGGCTGCTGAGTGGTGGTCCTTTCATTGGTATCCTTTACTCTTACTCTAAGATAGTTGCCTCCATACGAGGAATCTCATCGGCTCGGGGGAAGTACAGAGCATTTTCCACCTGTGCATCTCACCTCTCAGTTGTCTCCTTATTTTATTGTACAATCCTAGGAGTGTACCTTAACCCTGCTGATGCCCACAACTCACACTCAAGTGCAATAGCCTCAgtgatgtacactgtggtcaccccgatgctgaaccccttcatctacagtcttcggaataaagacataaaagagGCTCTGAAAAGATTCATTGAGCGATAAAAGGACAAACTCTTCTACAGCTAATAAGTGGATCCAGAAATTGCCATTCTTCCATTAGACTGTGAatatataatttctcttttctattgcttccttaattttacattttttgactTCAACTTCTGTTTATATGTAAATAATGCAATTTGTTAATCTTtcccatttatttcattttcctgctttcacatattttcttccaaacttatatcagaaatatttgcaaattcccttttatttcttgagTCTATGTGAATTTCTTAAGAACAGTATCTTTTCAAGTGACATATAtcatttcaagttttttttcttttattttactaaaagaaTAGTTAGAAGTTGTATTACTCATATTGAATAAGCTCTACTTGGCACCTTCACTATGTAATTTAAGTAACTCACTTTATCAGGCCTTTTCTTCTATCTCATACAGAAAAATGACTGAGAACCACAGACCtacagcaagagaactagaaattTTTCATGTTCTAATCACCACACACACCTTACTCACTtcatagctttgtttttttttaatttaatttatttattttaattggaggctaattacaatattgtagtggtttttgccatacactgatatgaatcagctatgggtgtacctgtgttccccatcctgaacccccctcccacctccctccccatcccatcccactgggttatcccagtgcaccagccgtgagcaccctgtttcatgcattgaacctggactggtgatctatttcacatatgataatatacatgtgtcactgctattctctcaaatcatccaaccctcgccttcttccacagagtccaaaagtctgttcttcacatctgtgtctcttttgctgtctcgcatacagggttatcattaccatctttctaaattccatatatatgcattagtatactgtattggtgttttcctttctggcttacttcactctgtataataggctccactttcatccacctcattagaactgattcaaatgtattctttttaatggctgagaaatattccattgtgtatatgtaccacagctttcttatccattcatctgctgatggacatctaggttgcgtccatgtcctgactattataaacagtgctgcgatgaactttggggtacacatgtctctttcaattctggtttcctcagtgtgtatgcccagcagtgggattgctgggtcataaggcagttctatttccagttttttaaggaatctccacactgttctccatagtggctgtactagtttgcattcccaccaacagtgtaagagggttcccttttctccacaccctctccagcatatattgtttgtagatttttggataggagccattctgaccagtgtgcgatgatacctcattgtggttttgatttgcatttccctgataatcgGTTTAATCACCTCACCCTTCTGAACCACAATTTTGCAAGTTTAGAATGAAGCTTATAATTGTATATCCTCATAAGATGTTCTGTTGCAAAGTAACAAATGAGACAACAGATATAAGATGCTATGTTCAGTCCATGGTGCATTAAAAGATCTATGTGGATCTCTTATCATTACCAAGTTTTTTTATGATTAAAGGACTGAACCCTAGCTTTTCACTTGTGTTAAAACAGAAAACACCTCATTGATGTGTCAAAAGTGTTTTGAAGTCAGGGATTATTTTACCTATGGTTTCAGAGCAAAGGAACACAGCTTTATCCCTTATTGAAGaggaaataataattttctgGAGATATCAGGAGCTGCATTCCCATCACAAAATAGTGCTTTTGAAACCCAAGGAACCTAGTCGAGACAGGTTCCTCAGACTTAGATTTGGAGGACACTTTGACTCAGGGTTGCAAAACGTGTCACTGTTAGAACTCTGGGATACAGGATTGTTCATGGAGTAGTAATAAGAATTTGGATAGACTTGACTTCTAACGTGGTCTCCTGGGAATGACCAATCAGCTGAAAAAATTCCATTCTGTCCAGACAAGTTCCCCTGAGGAAATGATGTATTTGAAGATTGAGGTAATAGTGGAAAATGTGCTGAACACGTATAATGAGCAGATAAAGCAAATACACAGAGCTATAAATATCTCCACTGCTGCAGTGTCTGAGCAGCTCCACCTTGAGCTGAACGGGGCATTCTTAAGTATGATTCAGAGACCCATGCTtcactctttccttctttcctgtctgGATTCAGAGCTTCAGTCTCCACCATCAACCCTTCAGGAGGAATTTGGACTTCCA
Proteins encoded:
- the LOC102391172 gene encoding olfactory receptor 7A17-like, with the translated sequence MEPENDTHISEFLLLGLSNEPELQPLIFGLFLTMYLITVFGNLLIILAISSDSHLHTPMYFFLFNLSFVDIYFTSTTIPKMMWNIQMQSKVITYEGCINQIYFLLLFAGLDDFLLTVMAYDRFVAICHPLHYTVIMNSRLCGLLVLVSWMMSALNSLIQILMMLRLSFCRVPEIPNFFCELNQVVRSACSDTFLNDMMVYVAAGLLSGGPFIGILYSYSKIVASIRGISSARGKYRAFSTCASHLSVVSLFYCTILGVYLNPADAHNSHSSAIASVMYTVVTPMLNPFIYSLRNKDIKEALKRFIER